ACTCAGCGTCGCGCCATGCGCATGCAGCGCAATCCCGCGCAGCTCACTGAGCTCGATCCTGAACCCGGGCTTCTTCCCGCCCGCCGCGTGAAACAGCGCACGCAAGGCTTCGATATCCAGCGCCCGGCCCAGCGGCGTGACCATGGAAAAATCCGCCGAGAATCGGCTCAGCAAGCGCTCCATTTCGGCTGAATCCTGCTCCACGGCAAACCAGCGTTCGATCACCAGGTGGGCCTGGATCACTTCATCAAAATATTCGTTGTAGTCAGTCATGTGGATTTTTCCTGAAGGGGAGGTGGGCTCAGCAGGGCGAGCACTGTGGAGGCGTCGAAACGCAGCACGGCGACCATTGGCAGCAATGTGAGCAAGGCCGCCGCGACAAAGCAGTATTTGAATCCGTTGCCGCCCAGTGCGCCCAACAGCGAACTGAGCAACGCGGCGCCAAGACAGAAACCGAGCTGGCGATTGATGTTCCACAGAGCGCTGGAGTGGCCCATTTTTTCCGGCGCGATGCCGACAAATGCCAGGCTCTGCGCGGTGACGCTGCACAGGCTGCCGCCCAGTCCCATCAAGGCATAGGCAATGATCAGCGGCGTGGCGGCGGGTTGTTCGATGCGCATCAGCAGGACAATCCCCAGGCACTGCAAAAGCATCCCGGTGATCAGCAGCGGTTTGGGGCCAATGCGGTTGAAACTGCGTTTGCCGAGCATGATCGCCACCCCCGATGCGGCCGCCCAGGACAGCATCAACGCACCGGTCTGCGCGGCGCCGAAACCGAGGTCGTGCAGGTACAACACGGCAATCATGTTGGTGCCGGTAAACACCCCGGGCACGAACAGGTAGATCAGCATTGCCAAACGCAGTGACGGACTCTTGAGCAGTTGCAGGTCGAGCACCGCGTCGGGTTTGTGCCAGCCATCACGCAGGTACAGCCATAAGGTCAGGACGCCGAGCAGCAGAACTCCGCCGGCGAGGTGTCGGGTAGCGGCGGCGCTCGCCAGGCTCACGGCAATCAACAACAGAGTCAGGGCTGCCACCGCTAGCAGCAGGCCGCGCAGATCCAGTGTCGGGCGTTCCGTGCCGGGTTGATCCGCTTGCAACCACAGCAGACCCAGGCCGAACGCGAGCAGCGCCAGCGGCATGTTCAGGTAGAAAATCCAGCGCCATGACAACGCCTCGACGATCAGGCCGCCCGCCGCCGGCGACAGGGCTGGCACCATCAGCGCGACCATCAGCACTACGCCGGTAAGGTGCGCGCGTTGCGTCGCTGGATACTGCCGATAAGCCAGGGCCTGACCGATCGGCAGCAACAAGCCGCCACCGAGGCCTTGCAGCAAACGCCAGCCGATCAGGCTTTCAATCGACCCGGCCTGGGCCACCAGACCGGAAGCGATGCCGAACAGCAAAAGCGAACCGAGAATCAGCCGCCGTTCGCCCAGCCGCGCCGCGAGCCACACGCTCAGCGGAATGATCAGTGTCAGCCCGAGCATGTAGGCGTTGGTGATCCACGCCAATTGCGTCACCGAGGCCTGTAATTCCCGGGCGATGTCCGGGTAGGCGATGCTCGCGGCGAACATGTTCAGCAGGTCGAGGGCGAACCCGAACAGATACACCAGCGCGACTTTCGAGCGATAGGCCATGGCAGCTTCCCTGTAATGAGACGCGCAGGGTAGTGCGCTTCAGGCGTTAGGAAAACGCTGGTTTGCCTGCTAGTTTGTCAAAATAATTTTGACAGGGAGTGCGCTGGATATGGTCAGTCTGGACCGTTTTGACACTTTCAAAGCCGTGGTCGAGGCCGGGTCGTTGACGGCGGCTGCTGAGACGCTGGGCCAAACTCGGGCGGTGGTGAGCTTCAATCTCAAGCGCCTGGAAGAAGAACTGGGCGTCACCTTGCTCACGCGTAACACTCGGCAACTGGCCCTGACCGATGCCGGCGAGCGCTTCTATCGGCGCTGCCTGCGCACCCTCGACGAAGCGCGACTGGCGATCGAGGAAGCGCGCTCTGAGCATTCGCAACTCAAGGGCACGTTGCGCATCACCACCACCGTGGAGTTTGCCCTGGCCCAAGTGGTGCCGGCGCTGGAGGTGTTTCGCCAGCAACAGCCG
The Pseudomonas fluorescens genome window above contains:
- a CDS encoding DUF4440 domain-containing protein, with protein sequence MTDYNEYFDEVIQAHLVIERWFAVEQDSAEMERLLSRFSADFSMVTPLGRALDIEALRALFHAAGGKKPGFRIELSELRGIALHAHGATLSYREQQSDASGLRTDRRSTVVFEKTEAGRVLWRHLQETFCAE
- a CDS encoding MFS transporter, translated to MAYRSKVALVYLFGFALDLLNMFAASIAYPDIARELQASVTQLAWITNAYMLGLTLIIPLSVWLAARLGERRLILGSLLLFGIASGLVAQAGSIESLIGWRLLQGLGGGLLLPIGQALAYRQYPATQRAHLTGVVLMVALMVPALSPAAGGLIVEALSWRWIFYLNMPLALLAFGLGLLWLQADQPGTERPTLDLRGLLLAVAALTLLLIAVSLASAAATRHLAGGVLLLGVLTLWLYLRDGWHKPDAVLDLQLLKSPSLRLAMLIYLFVPGVFTGTNMIAVLYLHDLGFGAAQTGALMLSWAAASGVAIMLGKRSFNRIGPKPLLITGMLLQCLGIVLLMRIEQPAATPLIIAYALMGLGGSLCSVTAQSLAFVGIAPEKMGHSSALWNINRQLGFCLGAALLSSLLGALGGNGFKYCFVAAALLTLLPMVAVLRFDASTVLALLSPPPLQEKST